A portion of the Chaetodon trifascialis isolate fChaTrf1 chromosome 7, fChaTrf1.hap1, whole genome shotgun sequence genome contains these proteins:
- the LOC139333694 gene encoding eomesodermin-like isoform X2, translating into MLGSEGESSTFSSTKDAADERCKSPAVDGDDPTAGSRYAEHGMGPDRYYIPPTVSKQSPETPNPCSFIPYNPAGTVYTPSSAGRYPSPLHLGSVLPPAGFSPSASGRSHFSSPYQLGQSPGCLYSPYTGSGSALSNISLPTGGPGMRAQVYLCNRPLWLKFNRHQTEMIITKQGRRMFPFLSFNIAGLNLSAHYNVFVEVVLADPNHWRFQGGKWVTCGKADNSSQGNKVYIHPESPNTGAHWMRQEISFSKLKLTNNKGTSHSTSQMIVLQSLHKYQPRLHIVEVTEDGVEDISSEVKTQSFTFPETQFIAVTAYQNTDITQLKIDHNPFAKGFRDNYDSMYTAPEHDRLTPSPTDSTRTHQIVPSTRYTMQPLFQDQFVNNLPQNRFYNSERAVPQTNSLLSPQTEDGASQRWFVTSMQQGGNGTSTSNKIDLTPYEAEYSSSLLPYGIKSLSMQTSHALSYYPDSPFTTMSAGWGSRATYQRKITPSLPWSPRPSPTSGFPDDSSKVKPQIEEEVNGSAGLISPWTETQPSALSLDKADSYSTACKRRRMSLNGPSTEDSPTDIKCEDLASAATNSSSYSKEAPSSKGMAAYYSFYTNP; encoded by the exons ATGCTCGGCAGTGAAGGGGAGAGCAGCACCTTCTCCTCTACGAAAGACGCAGCGGATGAGAGGTGCAAGTCTCCGGCTGTGGACGGGGACGATCCGACTGCAGGTAGCAGGTACGCAGAGCACGGGATGGGTCCTGACCGGTACTACATCCCCCCCACTGTTTCTAAACAGAGCCCGGAAACACCGAACCCCTGCTCTTTCATCCCCTATAACCCCGCTGGCACGGTTTACACCCCGTCCAGCGCTGGCAGGTACCCATCACCTCTCCACTTGGGCTCCGTGTTGCCCCCCGCGGGATTCTCCCCCTCCGCCTCCGGCCGCAGTCACTTCAGCTCGCCTTACCAGCTCGGGCAGAGCCCCGGCTGCCTCTACTCGCCCTACACCGGCTCAGGGTCGGCTCTGAGCAACATATCTCTCCCCACCGGCGGCCCGGGGATGAGGGCCCAGGTCTACCTCTGCAACCGGCCGCTGTGGCTCAAATTCAACCGGCACCAGACCGAGATGATCATCACCAAGCAGGGCAG ACGGATGTTCCCGTTCCTCAGCTTTAACATAGCCGGTCTCAATCTGTCAGCGCACTACAACGTGTTCGTGGAGGTGGTGCTGGCGGATCCCAACCACTGGAGATTTCAGGGTGGCAAGTGGGTCACCTGTGGCAAGGCCGACAACAGCAGCCAAG GGAACAAAGTCTACATCCACCCAGAGTCTCCAAACACGGGGGCCCACTGGATGAGACAAGAAATCTCCTTCAGCAAACTGAAACTCACCAACAACAAAGGAACCAGTCACagcacttcacag ATGATTGTCCTGCAATCGCTGCACAAGTACCAGCCAAGGCTGCACATCGTGGAGGTGACGGAGGACGGGGTGGAGGACATCAGCAGTGAAGTAAAGACTCAGAGCTTCACCTTTCCAGAGACCCAGTTCATAGCTGTCACTGCCTACCAGAACACTGAT aTCACACAGCTGAAAATTGATCACAACCCTTTTGCCAAGGGATTCAGAGATAATTATGATTC GATGTACACAGCTCCAGAACATGACCGCCTCACCCCATCACCAACCGACTCTACCCGTACCCACCAGATTGTCCCTAGCACCCGCTACACCATGCAGCCCCTCTTCCAGGACCAATTTGTCAACAACCTTCCCCAAAATCGCTTCTATAACAGTGAGAGAGCTGTGCCGCAGACTAACAGCCTCCTCTCACCTCAGACAGAAGATGGAGCTTCACAGAGGTGGTTTGTCACCTCGATGCAGCAAGGGGGAAACGGCACTAGCACCAGCAACAAGATAGATCTCACACCCTATGAGGCGGAATACTCAAGCTCCCTGCTCCCTTATGGTATCAAATCCCTGTCCATGCAAACATCTCACGCTCTCAGCTACTACCCAGACTCTCCTTTCACCACCATGTCTGCAGGATGGGGGTCCAGAGCAACGTACCAGAGAAAGATTACTCCCAGCCTGCCTTGGTCTCCCAGACCTAGTCCCACTTCTGGTTTCCCAGATGACTCAAGCAAAGTTAAACCGCAGATAGAAGAGGAGGTGAACGGCAGTGCAGGCCTGATCTCCCCCTGGACGGAGACACAGCCATCAGCTCTGTCCCTGGACAAGGCTGACTCTTATTCCACAGCCTGCAAACGAAGGCGCATGTCTCTTAATGGTCCTAGCACAGAGGACTCACCCACTGATATCAAGTGTGAAGACTTGGCCTCAGCTGCCACCAACAGTAGCTCCTACAGCAAAGAAGCCCCCTCATCCAAAGGCATGGCAGCTTACTATTCCTTTTACACAAACCCTTGA
- the LOC139333694 gene encoding eomesodermin-like isoform X1 yields MLGSEGESSTFSSTKDAADERCKSPAVDGDDPTAGSRYAEHGMGPDRYYIPPTVSKQSPETPNPCSFIPYNPAGTVYTPSSAGRYPSPLHLGSVLPPAGFSPSASGRSHFSSPYQLGQSPGCLYSPYTGSGSALSNISLPTGGPGMRAQVYLCNRPLWLKFNRHQTEMIITKQGRRMFPFLSFNIAGLNLSAHYNVFVEVVLADPNHWRFQGGKWVTCGKADNSSQGTDTGNKVYIHPESPNTGAHWMRQEISFSKLKLTNNKGTSHSTSQMIVLQSLHKYQPRLHIVEVTEDGVEDISSEVKTQSFTFPETQFIAVTAYQNTDITQLKIDHNPFAKGFRDNYDSMYTAPEHDRLTPSPTDSTRTHQIVPSTRYTMQPLFQDQFVNNLPQNRFYNSERAVPQTNSLLSPQTEDGASQRWFVTSMQQGGNGTSTSNKIDLTPYEAEYSSSLLPYGIKSLSMQTSHALSYYPDSPFTTMSAGWGSRATYQRKITPSLPWSPRPSPTSGFPDDSSKVKPQIEEEVNGSAGLISPWTETQPSALSLDKADSYSTACKRRRMSLNGPSTEDSPTDIKCEDLASAATNSSSYSKEAPSSKGMAAYYSFYTNP; encoded by the exons ATGCTCGGCAGTGAAGGGGAGAGCAGCACCTTCTCCTCTACGAAAGACGCAGCGGATGAGAGGTGCAAGTCTCCGGCTGTGGACGGGGACGATCCGACTGCAGGTAGCAGGTACGCAGAGCACGGGATGGGTCCTGACCGGTACTACATCCCCCCCACTGTTTCTAAACAGAGCCCGGAAACACCGAACCCCTGCTCTTTCATCCCCTATAACCCCGCTGGCACGGTTTACACCCCGTCCAGCGCTGGCAGGTACCCATCACCTCTCCACTTGGGCTCCGTGTTGCCCCCCGCGGGATTCTCCCCCTCCGCCTCCGGCCGCAGTCACTTCAGCTCGCCTTACCAGCTCGGGCAGAGCCCCGGCTGCCTCTACTCGCCCTACACCGGCTCAGGGTCGGCTCTGAGCAACATATCTCTCCCCACCGGCGGCCCGGGGATGAGGGCCCAGGTCTACCTCTGCAACCGGCCGCTGTGGCTCAAATTCAACCGGCACCAGACCGAGATGATCATCACCAAGCAGGGCAG ACGGATGTTCCCGTTCCTCAGCTTTAACATAGCCGGTCTCAATCTGTCAGCGCACTACAACGTGTTCGTGGAGGTGGTGCTGGCGGATCCCAACCACTGGAGATTTCAGGGTGGCAAGTGGGTCACCTGTGGCAAGGCCGACAACAGCAGCCAAGGTACTGACACAG GGAACAAAGTCTACATCCACCCAGAGTCTCCAAACACGGGGGCCCACTGGATGAGACAAGAAATCTCCTTCAGCAAACTGAAACTCACCAACAACAAAGGAACCAGTCACagcacttcacag ATGATTGTCCTGCAATCGCTGCACAAGTACCAGCCAAGGCTGCACATCGTGGAGGTGACGGAGGACGGGGTGGAGGACATCAGCAGTGAAGTAAAGACTCAGAGCTTCACCTTTCCAGAGACCCAGTTCATAGCTGTCACTGCCTACCAGAACACTGAT aTCACACAGCTGAAAATTGATCACAACCCTTTTGCCAAGGGATTCAGAGATAATTATGATTC GATGTACACAGCTCCAGAACATGACCGCCTCACCCCATCACCAACCGACTCTACCCGTACCCACCAGATTGTCCCTAGCACCCGCTACACCATGCAGCCCCTCTTCCAGGACCAATTTGTCAACAACCTTCCCCAAAATCGCTTCTATAACAGTGAGAGAGCTGTGCCGCAGACTAACAGCCTCCTCTCACCTCAGACAGAAGATGGAGCTTCACAGAGGTGGTTTGTCACCTCGATGCAGCAAGGGGGAAACGGCACTAGCACCAGCAACAAGATAGATCTCACACCCTATGAGGCGGAATACTCAAGCTCCCTGCTCCCTTATGGTATCAAATCCCTGTCCATGCAAACATCTCACGCTCTCAGCTACTACCCAGACTCTCCTTTCACCACCATGTCTGCAGGATGGGGGTCCAGAGCAACGTACCAGAGAAAGATTACTCCCAGCCTGCCTTGGTCTCCCAGACCTAGTCCCACTTCTGGTTTCCCAGATGACTCAAGCAAAGTTAAACCGCAGATAGAAGAGGAGGTGAACGGCAGTGCAGGCCTGATCTCCCCCTGGACGGAGACACAGCCATCAGCTCTGTCCCTGGACAAGGCTGACTCTTATTCCACAGCCTGCAAACGAAGGCGCATGTCTCTTAATGGTCCTAGCACAGAGGACTCACCCACTGATATCAAGTGTGAAGACTTGGCCTCAGCTGCCACCAACAGTAGCTCCTACAGCAAAGAAGCCCCCTCATCCAAAGGCATGGCAGCTTACTATTCCTTTTACACAAACCCTTGA